The following coding sequences are from one Arthrobacter sp. 24S4-2 window:
- a CDS encoding aldehyde dehydrogenase family protein translates to MSGVQLAGISGRTVGDQDPAPARGLFVDGRWSGSGSGKTRDIMCPADGEKVAEVAECTAADAQAAVASARRAFDGGAWPGTSEKERGQVLLRTAELLERDKALYARAEALDTGKRYVEAEYDIDDIAACFRYYGGIAGTDAGRVIDTGVPGTISRVVHAPVGVCGLITPWNYPLLQASWKVAPALLAGNTFILKPSELTPSTSILLMDTLLEAGLPAGVANLVTGTGPEVGAVLSESPDVDLVSFTGGLATGINIMKTAADTVKRVALELGGKNPNIVFADADRESALDNALTAVFLHSGQVCSAGTRLIIEESIHDGFVAELVRRAQAIRLGGPFDELAETGPLISAAHRDKVHAYVQAGIEEGATLLCGGYIPDTGSMALGSYYPPTILDGCHTSMEVVQDESFGPVLTVETFSTEQEAIKLANDTTYGLAGAVWTNDGSRAQRVAGALRHGTVWINDYHPYVPQAEWGGFGKSGNGRELGLQGLAEYRETKHIWQNINPKPSHWFEPPQAGVQQ, encoded by the coding sequence ATGAGCGGCGTTCAGCTTGCCGGCATCAGCGGACGGACCGTAGGGGACCAGGACCCGGCGCCGGCACGGGGCCTGTTCGTGGACGGTCGGTGGAGCGGATCGGGCTCCGGGAAAACGCGGGACATCATGTGCCCCGCGGACGGCGAAAAAGTCGCCGAGGTGGCCGAATGCACTGCCGCCGATGCCCAGGCCGCAGTGGCCAGCGCCCGCAGGGCGTTCGACGGCGGAGCGTGGCCCGGCACCAGTGAAAAGGAACGCGGACAGGTCCTGCTCCGCACCGCCGAACTGCTGGAACGCGACAAGGCGCTTTACGCCCGGGCCGAAGCCCTCGACACAGGCAAGCGCTACGTCGAAGCGGAATACGACATCGACGATATCGCCGCCTGCTTCCGGTACTACGGCGGCATCGCCGGAACGGACGCCGGCCGCGTGATCGATACAGGGGTCCCGGGAACCATCAGCCGGGTGGTCCATGCCCCGGTGGGCGTGTGCGGGCTCATCACGCCATGGAACTACCCCCTCCTGCAGGCATCATGGAAGGTGGCCCCCGCCCTGTTGGCCGGCAATACCTTCATCCTCAAGCCCAGCGAGCTGACTCCCTCCACCTCCATACTGCTGATGGATACCCTCCTCGAGGCCGGGCTGCCGGCAGGAGTCGCCAACCTCGTCACCGGCACCGGTCCCGAGGTGGGCGCGGTCCTGAGCGAAAGCCCGGACGTTGACCTGGTCTCTTTCACCGGCGGCCTGGCCACCGGGATCAACATCATGAAGACCGCCGCCGACACTGTGAAGCGGGTTGCCCTGGAGCTGGGCGGGAAGAATCCGAACATAGTCTTCGCCGACGCCGACCGTGAGTCGGCCCTGGACAACGCCCTCACCGCGGTGTTCCTGCATTCGGGGCAGGTGTGCTCGGCCGGCACCAGGCTCATCATCGAAGAATCGATCCACGACGGGTTCGTGGCGGAGCTGGTGCGGCGCGCGCAGGCCATACGGCTTGGCGGTCCCTTCGATGAGCTCGCGGAGACCGGCCCGCTCATCTCGGCCGCACATCGTGACAAAGTCCATGCCTACGTCCAGGCCGGCATCGAGGAAGGAGCCACACTTCTGTGCGGCGGCTATATCCCGGACACCGGCTCGATGGCGCTCGGCAGCTACTACCCTCCCACCATCCTGGACGGGTGCCACACCTCCATGGAGGTAGTCCAGGATGAGTCGTTCGGACCGGTCCTGACCGTGGAGACCTTCAGCACGGAGCAGGAAGCCATCAAACTGGCCAACGACACCACCTACGGACTGGCCGGCGCCGTCTGGACAAACGACGGATCTCGGGCGCAGCGCGTGGCCGGTGCACTCCGCCACGGCACCGTATGGATCAACGACTACCACCCCTACGTTCCCCAGGCTGAGTGGGGCGGATTCGGCAAGTCCGGAAACGGCCGCGAACTGGGGCTCCAAGGTCTCGCAGAATACCGCGAAACCAAGCACATCTGGCAAAACATCAATCCCAAGCCCAGCCACTGGTTCGAGCCTCCACAGGCAGGAGTACAGCAATGA
- a CDS encoding glycine betaine/L-proline ABC transporter ATP-binding protein, whose amino-acid sequence MNSPDISVRNLWKVFGPGGDKIPSNPELSALNSAELLERTGCVAAVRDLSFDVAKGEVFVVMGLSGSGKSTLIRCLTRLIEPTSGQVLVDGKDVLQAGVAELRELRRRKMSMVFQHFGLLPHRTVLDNVSYGLQIRGAAKNERYARAREIIELVGLKGYEQHYPDQLSGGMQQRVGLGRALAGDPDTILFDEPFSALDPLIRRDMQAEVIRLHKEMGKTMVFVTHDLSEALKLGDRILIMRNGEKVQCGTGDELVGSPADKYIEDFVSEVPRADVLTLKWITRPVAAGTPGDAPVLSSRMIIRDAIAAVMHSSCPVLVEDAGRITGQIDRDSILSVLQPAEAAA is encoded by the coding sequence ATGAACAGCCCCGACATCTCAGTGCGCAACCTATGGAAGGTCTTCGGACCCGGGGGCGATAAAATCCCCAGCAATCCAGAGCTCTCGGCCCTCAACTCCGCGGAGCTGCTGGAACGCACCGGCTGCGTGGCAGCCGTCCGCGACCTGAGCTTCGACGTGGCCAAGGGCGAGGTCTTTGTGGTCATGGGACTTTCCGGATCAGGCAAATCCACCCTGATCCGCTGCCTGACCCGGTTGATCGAACCCACATCGGGGCAGGTCCTGGTGGACGGGAAGGACGTCCTGCAGGCAGGGGTCGCCGAGCTGCGCGAACTGCGCCGGCGGAAGATGTCCATGGTGTTCCAGCACTTCGGTCTCCTCCCCCACCGCACAGTGTTGGACAACGTCTCCTACGGGCTGCAGATCCGCGGGGCGGCCAAGAACGAACGCTACGCCAGGGCGCGGGAAATCATCGAGCTGGTTGGCCTGAAAGGCTACGAACAGCACTACCCGGACCAGCTGTCCGGCGGAATGCAGCAGCGCGTCGGCCTGGGCCGGGCCCTGGCCGGTGATCCGGACACCATCCTCTTCGATGAACCCTTCTCCGCACTGGATCCGCTCATCCGCCGCGACATGCAGGCGGAAGTCATCCGGCTGCACAAGGAAATGGGCAAGACCATGGTGTTCGTGACCCACGACCTCTCCGAGGCGCTCAAGCTCGGAGATCGCATCCTGATCATGCGCAACGGCGAGAAGGTCCAGTGCGGCACGGGGGACGAGCTGGTGGGGTCCCCGGCGGACAAGTACATTGAGGACTTTGTGTCCGAAGTCCCACGCGCGGATGTCCTTACCCTGAAATGGATCACCCGGCCCGTGGCAGCCGGAACGCCGGGAGACGCGCCGGTCCTCAGTTCCCGGATGATCATCCGGGATGCCATAGCGGCGGTCATGCACTCCTCCTGCCCCGTCCTGGTGGAGGATGCCGGCAGGATCACCGGGCAGATCGACCGCGACAGCATCCTGTCGGTGCTGCAGCCGGCGGAAGCAGCGGCCTGA
- a CDS encoding proline/glycine betaine ABC transporter permease: MSTLVRDRTTVQPPPAAVREPRRRPSRRTLLLAGAAVVWILGFLVLRGTSTLTLPASELTDLHRSLNQFNAWVAANRADNPVFLYVFTPLRAAVDAVANLFITTFAASSTGLRLPEIGWLGTVGLLGWIAFAIGNARVALLTVAVFTFFGLQGLFLEATYTFALVLTAVLLTLLVGIPLGVLAGVYGRVAKVITPVLDFMQTLPTFVYLAPLALVFLIGPASAVIATVIYAAPPVIRLTAHGIRAIPENTREASDSLGTTGMQRLVTLQLPMARRTIVMGINQSTMAALSMVTIAALIAAPGLGQVVVRALQSLDVGTAVNAGLSIVLLAIVLDRVTTAASRRADPGTARNRRVSRRTRYILLGVTLVLALAMVQFSRTMLWAAAFPKDLNIGPVIVQAVAAASQWMQTNLSLFTVSFREAVTTGILNPFQSLLTDTPFFILVAVIAIAAYALGGWKLATLTTACLGVIIYLGLWSDSMVTLAGTLVATAVVMVLGVIFGVAMGRSERVDQIMRPLLDAGQTMPAFVYLVPFLGLFGATRFTAIIAGIIYAAPVAIKITADGIAAISPTVVEAAVASGSTSWQVITKVQLPMARQTLALAANQGLIYVLAMVVVGALVGAGGLGYDVVAGFVQSALFGKGLAAGVAIVFLGILLDRMTQAAAATPVRKIPSTKSKAT, from the coding sequence ATGTCCACCCTCGTCCGCGACCGAACTACGGTCCAGCCCCCACCGGCCGCTGTCCGTGAGCCCCGCCGCCGGCCCAGCCGGCGCACACTCCTCCTGGCAGGCGCCGCCGTCGTCTGGATCCTGGGATTCCTCGTCCTGCGCGGAACGTCCACCCTGACCTTGCCCGCCTCAGAGCTGACGGACCTGCACCGGTCCCTGAACCAGTTCAACGCATGGGTGGCAGCGAACCGCGCAGACAACCCCGTCTTCCTGTACGTCTTCACGCCCTTGCGTGCCGCCGTCGACGCCGTGGCCAACCTGTTCATCACCACCTTTGCCGCGAGTTCCACGGGCCTGCGCCTGCCGGAGATCGGCTGGCTCGGAACCGTAGGCCTGCTGGGTTGGATCGCCTTCGCGATCGGCAACGCGCGGGTCGCGCTGCTCACTGTCGCCGTCTTTACGTTCTTCGGCCTCCAGGGTCTGTTCCTCGAAGCTACCTATACGTTCGCCCTGGTCCTCACAGCCGTGCTGCTGACCCTTCTGGTCGGGATCCCGCTCGGCGTTCTGGCCGGCGTCTACGGCCGGGTCGCCAAGGTGATCACGCCCGTGCTGGACTTCATGCAGACCCTGCCGACATTCGTGTACCTGGCCCCGCTTGCCCTGGTCTTCCTCATCGGCCCGGCGTCGGCCGTCATAGCCACCGTGATCTACGCTGCACCGCCCGTGATCCGGCTGACAGCACACGGCATCCGCGCCATCCCGGAAAACACTCGCGAAGCCTCCGATTCGCTGGGCACAACGGGCATGCAGCGACTGGTCACCCTGCAGCTTCCCATGGCCCGGCGGACCATCGTCATGGGAATCAACCAGAGCACCATGGCGGCCCTGTCCATGGTCACCATCGCGGCGCTGATCGCGGCACCCGGGCTTGGCCAGGTGGTGGTACGGGCGCTGCAATCGCTCGACGTCGGCACAGCTGTTAACGCCGGGCTCTCCATCGTCCTGCTCGCGATCGTGCTGGACCGGGTCACCACCGCCGCCAGCCGCCGCGCAGACCCGGGGACGGCCCGGAACCGCAGGGTTTCCCGCAGGACCAGGTACATCCTCCTCGGCGTCACCCTTGTGCTGGCACTGGCCATGGTGCAGTTCTCCCGGACCATGCTGTGGGCAGCAGCGTTCCCCAAGGATCTCAACATCGGTCCTGTCATCGTCCAGGCGGTGGCCGCGGCCAGCCAGTGGATGCAGACCAACCTCTCGCTGTTCACGGTGTCCTTCAGGGAAGCCGTCACCACTGGAATCCTCAACCCGTTCCAGTCGCTGCTCACGGACACTCCCTTCTTCATCCTCGTGGCCGTCATTGCCATCGCGGCCTACGCACTGGGCGGGTGGAAGCTCGCTACCCTGACTACGGCCTGCCTGGGCGTGATCATCTACCTCGGCCTCTGGAGCGACTCCATGGTCACCCTTGCGGGAACCCTGGTGGCCACCGCAGTTGTCATGGTCCTGGGCGTCATCTTCGGGGTGGCCATGGGCCGGTCCGAGCGGGTGGACCAGATCATGCGGCCCCTGCTGGATGCGGGTCAAACCATGCCCGCCTTTGTGTATCTTGTGCCGTTCCTAGGCCTCTTCGGGGCCACCCGCTTCACGGCGATCATCGCCGGCATCATCTATGCCGCCCCCGTAGCCATCAAGATCACGGCTGACGGCATCGCAGCGATTTCCCCCACCGTTGTAGAAGCTGCCGTTGCCAGCGGCTCCACGTCCTGGCAGGTCATCACCAAGGTCCAGCTTCCGATGGCCAGGCAGACACTGGCCCTCGCCGCCAATCAGGGCCTGATCTATGTCCTGGCCATGGTGGTGGTTGGCGCACTCGTGGGCGCAGGCGGCCTCGGATACGACGTCGTGGCCGGCTTTGTCCAAAGCGCGCTCTTCGGCAAGGGCCTCGCCGCAGGCGTTGCCATCGTCTTCCTCGGCATCCTGCTCGACAGGATGACGCAGGCTGCCGCAGCCACCCCGGTGCGGAAAATCCCCTCAACCAAGTCCAAAGCAACGTAA
- a CDS encoding ABC transporter substrate-binding protein, whose protein sequence is MKKAGLLFKRAVPAVAGAAAAALLLAGCGGASVNQVAAASGAAGAPCGSVNVAMNAWVGYTANAAVYSYVAKNKLGCTVVQKDLNEQISWQGFASGEVDVVMENWGHDDLVKQYITDQKVAIDAGTTGNEGHIGWYVPPWMAEKYPDITDGKNLNKYASMFATSESGGKGQVLDGDPAFVTNDEALVKNLNLDYKVVFSGSEAALIQSFRTAEQNKTALLGYFYEPQWFLSEVPLKKVKLPEWTQGCDANAEKVACDYPVYKLNKVISKKFADSGSPAAKLAKAFKWTNEDQNSVATDIQGGMAPEAAAKKWVDANQKIVDSWLN, encoded by the coding sequence ATGAAAAAAGCTGGACTGCTGTTCAAACGAGCTGTCCCGGCGGTGGCTGGAGCTGCTGCTGCCGCCCTGCTCCTGGCAGGCTGCGGCGGCGCCTCGGTGAACCAGGTGGCTGCTGCTAGCGGTGCCGCCGGTGCGCCCTGCGGAAGTGTCAATGTCGCGATGAACGCTTGGGTAGGGTATACGGCCAATGCCGCTGTGTACAGCTACGTGGCGAAGAACAAGCTTGGCTGCACCGTGGTCCAGAAGGACCTGAACGAGCAGATTTCCTGGCAGGGCTTTGCCTCTGGTGAGGTGGACGTCGTCATGGAAAACTGGGGCCACGATGATCTGGTGAAGCAGTACATTACGGATCAGAAAGTGGCCATCGACGCCGGTACCACCGGCAACGAAGGCCACATCGGCTGGTACGTGCCGCCATGGATGGCAGAAAAGTACCCGGACATCACCGACGGCAAAAACTTGAACAAGTACGCCTCCATGTTCGCCACCTCAGAGTCCGGCGGAAAGGGACAGGTCCTCGACGGCGATCCCGCCTTCGTTACCAACGACGAGGCCCTCGTCAAGAACCTGAACCTGGACTACAAGGTGGTGTTCTCCGGTTCGGAGGCCGCCCTGATCCAGTCGTTCCGGACGGCAGAGCAAAACAAGACGGCGCTCCTTGGCTACTTCTACGAGCCGCAGTGGTTCCTGTCCGAAGTGCCGCTCAAGAAGGTCAAGCTGCCGGAGTGGACCCAGGGCTGCGACGCGAACGCGGAAAAGGTAGCCTGCGACTACCCGGTCTACAAGCTCAACAAGGTTATTTCCAAGAAGTTCGCGGACAGCGGATCGCCCGCAGCCAAGCTGGCCAAAGCCTTCAAATGGACCAACGAGGACCAGAACTCCGTAGCCACGGACATCCAGGGCGGCATGGCGCCCGAGGCCGCGGCCAAGAAGTGGGTGGACGCGAATCAGAAGATTGTAGATTCCTGGCTTAATTAA
- a CDS encoding glycogen debranching N-terminal domain-containing protein, whose protein sequence is MAGWNADTAAGPLGAGTITLVEGSSFCISAANGDIQPEHPHGVFYEDTRILSRWNLTVNGQEIEPLAAETREPYRALFAGRVPRSDGYADSPLIVERLRELGAGIAEEISVRNYSSDAVECVVALAVESDFADLFEVKEARIQRRWEQSRQPDADSLTILAAWQDVRKGVVVHSRDADVGPETLSYRAVIPPHGQWTTHVSVVPKGAGPGPTAPFVHPAAGEMSPRDQRRQAWVSKIPVLQMGNRTIERTLRRSYDDLGALRIEDPRDPDRIVVAAGAPWFMTLFGRDSLFASIMAMTVDPSLALGTVQTLADRQGAVVDLMSEEEPGKILHEVRLDVSSGLALGGKSAYYGTADATPLFVLVLGEVSRWGFGPDAIAALLPHADRALEWIWSYGDRDGDGFVEYARLNDRGLINQGWKDSWDGINFADGRLAEAPIALCEVQGYVYGAYMARAWMAYDGGDEALAAGLRARAARLKKQFNEQFWLPERGYYAIALDKDKRPVDACASNMGHCLWNGIIDEDKAPLVVERLMSPEMFSGWGVRTLASDMGAYNPASYHNGSVWPHDNAIIQAGLLRYGFVEEAQRISTALLEAAEYSEGRLPELFCGFDRQHFAAPVPYPTACSPQAWAATTPIYLVTNLMRYNPHVSQGGLWMDPVLPESYGDLHITNAPMAGGRITIDVSGSDATVQGLPDGMVFHHGTRPWMADLVQRAELPEKD, encoded by the coding sequence ATGGCTGGATGGAATGCTGACACAGCGGCCGGGCCCTTGGGCGCCGGGACGATCACCCTGGTGGAAGGTTCCTCGTTCTGTATTTCCGCGGCGAACGGGGATATCCAACCGGAACACCCGCACGGTGTATTTTATGAAGACACCCGGATCCTGTCCCGTTGGAACCTGACGGTCAACGGCCAGGAAATAGAGCCTCTTGCCGCCGAGACCAGGGAGCCCTACCGGGCATTGTTTGCCGGCCGCGTTCCCCGCTCGGACGGGTACGCGGACAGTCCCCTGATCGTGGAGCGCCTACGTGAACTGGGTGCCGGAATCGCGGAGGAAATCAGTGTCCGGAACTACTCTTCAGACGCTGTTGAGTGCGTGGTTGCACTGGCCGTTGAATCGGACTTCGCGGACCTGTTCGAGGTCAAGGAAGCGCGGATCCAGCGGCGCTGGGAACAAAGCCGCCAGCCGGACGCCGACTCGCTGACCATCCTGGCCGCCTGGCAGGACGTCCGGAAGGGAGTGGTTGTCCACTCAAGGGACGCCGACGTCGGACCCGAGACCCTGAGCTACCGGGCGGTGATTCCGCCGCACGGACAATGGACCACCCACGTGAGTGTGGTCCCCAAGGGCGCCGGACCGGGCCCCACTGCCCCGTTCGTGCATCCTGCCGCGGGAGAAATGTCCCCGCGTGACCAGCGCCGGCAGGCCTGGGTGTCCAAAATTCCCGTGCTGCAGATGGGCAACCGCACCATTGAACGGACCCTGCGCCGCAGTTACGACGACCTGGGAGCGCTTCGCATCGAAGATCCCCGCGACCCGGACCGCATCGTTGTGGCAGCCGGCGCCCCATGGTTCATGACCCTGTTCGGACGGGACTCGCTGTTTGCTTCGATCATGGCTATGACGGTGGATCCCTCCCTCGCTCTTGGCACCGTGCAGACACTCGCCGACCGTCAGGGCGCCGTGGTGGACCTGATGAGCGAGGAGGAACCAGGCAAGATCCTGCACGAGGTGCGGCTCGACGTCTCCAGCGGGCTGGCGTTGGGCGGAAAGTCCGCTTATTACGGCACGGCGGACGCGACGCCACTGTTCGTCCTGGTACTCGGCGAGGTGAGCCGCTGGGGCTTTGGCCCGGACGCGATCGCCGCCCTGCTGCCCCATGCGGACCGGGCGCTCGAATGGATTTGGAGCTACGGCGACCGCGACGGAGACGGGTTTGTCGAGTACGCGCGCCTCAACGACAGAGGCCTGATCAATCAGGGCTGGAAGGACTCGTGGGACGGCATCAACTTCGCCGACGGCCGCCTGGCCGAGGCACCGATCGCGCTCTGCGAAGTTCAGGGCTACGTCTACGGCGCCTACATGGCGCGCGCCTGGATGGCTTACGACGGCGGCGATGAGGCTTTGGCCGCCGGCCTCCGGGCCCGCGCGGCACGGCTGAAGAAGCAATTCAACGAGCAGTTCTGGCTGCCCGAGCGCGGCTACTACGCCATCGCCCTGGACAAGGACAAGCGGCCCGTCGATGCGTGCGCCTCCAATATGGGGCACTGCCTGTGGAACGGCATCATCGACGAGGACAAGGCGCCGCTGGTGGTGGAACGGCTGATGTCGCCCGAGATGTTCAGCGGCTGGGGCGTCCGGACTCTGGCAAGCGACATGGGTGCGTACAACCCGGCGAGCTACCACAACGGCTCGGTCTGGCCGCATGACAATGCCATTATCCAGGCCGGCCTCCTGCGGTACGGGTTCGTCGAGGAGGCGCAGCGGATCTCCACGGCGTTGCTGGAGGCGGCCGAATACTCGGAGGGACGGCTGCCAGAACTGTTCTGTGGCTTCGACCGGCAGCATTTCGCCGCTCCGGTGCCCTACCCCACGGCGTGCTCGCCGCAGGCCTGGGCAGCCACCACACCGATCTACCTGGTGACCAACCTGATGCGTTACAACCCGCATGTTTCCCAGGGCGGCTTGTGGATGGATCCTGTGCTCCCGGAATCCTATGGCGACCTGCACATCACCAACGCACCCATGGCCGGCGGCCGGATCACCATCGACGTCTCCGGTTCTGACGCCACCGTCCAAGGGCTGCCCGACGGGATGGTGTTCCACCACGGAACCCGGCCGTGGATGGCCGACCTGGTACAACGGGCCGAGCTGCCCGAAAAGGACTGA
- a CDS encoding DUF1508 domain-containing protein encodes MTALFELYMDGDDCYRFRLVAEDGEVMLTSVAYAYEDVAIAGIWAVREAAVSGSIVDLTGMKPTIQGSEPPGAADTAPMFPASVSSLR; translated from the coding sequence ATGACCGCTTTGTTCGAACTGTATATGGACGGCGACGATTGCTACAGGTTCCGACTGGTCGCAGAGGATGGTGAGGTGATGCTCACCTCGGTGGCATACGCGTACGAGGACGTCGCAATTGCCGGGATCTGGGCCGTGCGGGAAGCAGCAGTCAGCGGGAGCATCGTGGATCTCACTGGCATGAAACCCACGATCCAGGGCAGCGAGCCTCCGGGGGCTGCTGACACTGCGCCCATGTTCCCCGCCAGCGTCAGTTCGCTTCGCTGA
- a CDS encoding RNA polymerase sigma factor → METIEPVSQRGGHLRRAVSDESSGSTGGDESDVIAGVRAGDAEAMAVLYERYREPGLRFIRGLMSGAQESEDVLHDAFAKAVGAIRNGYGPRDVFGPYLCTAIRSVAMTFWNKRVREQPAPDEHLDPGPADDQGLETVLTVFEQGHVAAAMRSLPERWRTVLWYAEVMGEKPRHIAPILGLEPNAVSALLIRAKAGLRTAYEQQSGSELSSVSEAN, encoded by the coding sequence ATGGAAACAATTGAGCCCGTTTCACAGAGGGGCGGGCATCTGCGCCGTGCAGTATCCGACGAGTCATCCGGCAGCACCGGGGGCGATGAATCGGATGTGATTGCCGGCGTCCGGGCCGGGGACGCGGAGGCCATGGCGGTGCTGTATGAAAGGTATCGCGAGCCGGGGCTGCGGTTCATCCGGGGCCTGATGTCCGGCGCCCAGGAGTCCGAGGACGTGCTGCATGACGCGTTCGCGAAGGCTGTTGGCGCGATCAGGAACGGATACGGGCCCAGGGATGTGTTTGGCCCGTATCTGTGCACCGCAATCCGTTCCGTCGCGATGACATTCTGGAACAAGCGCGTTCGTGAGCAGCCGGCACCGGACGAACACCTGGATCCGGGACCGGCTGACGACCAGGGACTCGAGACGGTCCTGACTGTGTTCGAGCAGGGACACGTCGCTGCTGCGATGCGTTCCCTGCCGGAGCGGTGGCGGACGGTGCTCTGGTACGCCGAGGTCATGGGCGAGAAGCCACGACACATAGCACCGATCCTGGGCCTCGAACCCAACGCGGTGTCCGCGTTGCTAATCCGTGCCAAGGCGGGGCTGCGCACCGCATACGAGCAACAGAGCGGATCGGAACTGAGTTCCGTCAGCGAAGCGAACTGA
- a CDS encoding DNA-directed RNA polymerase subunit alpha C-terminal domain-containing protein — MPDGQQTWSTRSIELQRARPISELRLPARATNSLARHGVNTVGQLIARSRQDLKNEIHGLGIGSISDIEGALKQEGLSLASSGRALRYTRPLSRHARNHRAWLAGPPILKEADRVQ, encoded by the coding sequence ATGCCGGACGGCCAGCAGACATGGTCAACGCGCTCCATTGAGCTGCAGCGGGCTCGTCCGATCTCTGAACTGCGCCTGCCTGCACGGGCAACGAACAGCCTCGCCCGACACGGCGTGAACACCGTCGGACAGCTGATTGCACGCTCGCGGCAGGATCTAAAGAACGAGATTCACGGCCTCGGGATCGGCAGCATCAGTGACATTGAGGGCGCCCTGAAGCAGGAAGGCCTGAGTCTCGCGAGCTCCGGAAGGGCGTTGCGGTATACGCGTCCACTCAGCCGGCATGCCCGGAATCACCGCGCATGGTTGGCAGGTCCGCCGATCTTGAAAGAGGCGGACAGAGTTCAGTGA
- a CDS encoding RNA polymerase sigma factor → MKATASPPDGASAGTGPAAAEAEARLVQDCREGKTGAVLELFRTHWEPALAYANVLSRSSHDAEDAAATAFLKSLTAMRRGKGPDGPVRPYLLRAVRTAAVDRHSSGEHPSGRIMELADGQNTDGLHSGAQEHDFVAEAFATLPLRWQRVLWYVEIEGLKPREAAPLLDVAPNALSALLRRARKGLRKAYLLVYLRDSEIRGCDSMLQVLAESVLARTTVAGQARVDGHIRTCRNCRGALQGLRDVRSRMQSLLNPGLLPAVLSPLTAVRILETLSSPSHCPLGHLAETINESADFVRTLFHGLKTIGVSAAVVVLMVLPAAPNAATPEQEPPGRIGGCGPYGTSVGCVYRSATAPDYLQLRAGTRSSQ, encoded by the coding sequence GTGAAGGCCACCGCAAGCCCGCCGGACGGCGCGTCTGCGGGTACGGGACCCGCCGCGGCAGAAGCCGAGGCGCGGCTCGTCCAGGATTGCCGGGAAGGCAAGACCGGGGCCGTTCTGGAATTGTTCAGGACCCACTGGGAGCCGGCCTTGGCTTATGCCAACGTGCTGAGCAGATCCTCACATGATGCGGAAGATGCCGCCGCGACGGCATTCCTTAAATCCCTGACCGCAATGCGACGCGGCAAAGGGCCGGACGGCCCGGTCAGGCCTTATCTCCTCAGGGCTGTCCGCACTGCGGCAGTCGACCGCCATTCGTCCGGTGAGCATCCGTCCGGGCGAATCATGGAGCTGGCTGACGGCCAGAACACTGACGGGCTCCACAGCGGCGCGCAGGAGCACGACTTCGTCGCGGAGGCCTTCGCGACTCTCCCCCTTCGTTGGCAAAGAGTCCTTTGGTATGTCGAGATTGAAGGACTGAAGCCGCGCGAGGCCGCGCCGCTCCTCGACGTCGCCCCCAACGCACTCTCTGCCCTCCTTCGGCGTGCTCGCAAAGGACTTCGTAAGGCCTATCTCCTGGTGTATCTGCGCGACTCCGAAATCCGCGGCTGCGACTCCATGCTGCAGGTGTTGGCCGAATCTGTTCTCGCCCGCACCACGGTGGCGGGCCAGGCAAGAGTCGACGGACATATCCGCACGTGCCGGAACTGCCGCGGGGCACTCCAAGGTTTGCGTGATGTCCGTTCCAGAATGCAAAGTCTCCTGAATCCGGGCCTCCTGCCGGCGGTGCTCTCGCCACTCACCGCTGTCCGGATCCTCGAAACCCTGTCATCCCCGTCCCATTGCCCCTTGGGCCACCTCGCGGAAACCATCAATGAATCTGCTGACTTTGTACGTACGCTCTTCCACGGACTGAAAACGATTGGCGTATCGGCGGCGGTCGTCGTGCTCATGGTCCTGCCGGCAGCACCGAACGCTGCAACGCCCGAGCAGGAACCCCCTGGTCGCATAGGTGGTTGCGGCCCTTACGGAACATCCGTCGGTTGCGTGTACCGTTCAGCCACCGCCCCGGATTACCTCCAGTTGCGGGCAGGGACCCGCTCATCCCAATAG